A window from Desulfovibrio subterraneus encodes these proteins:
- a CDS encoding GGDEF domain-containing protein yields the protein MRFLMAGIDTLRDFFGISRTRLKRLLQGCVLGIGAPFGWLCLSALLELDAAAPYYWLWLYGYMGLGTICVFAVFGYIVGRHEQRFAELSYIDSLTGLCNPRYFQHRFRQEIARSVRQRTPICLVIADIDHFKRVNDTYGHQMGDVVLREFAGMLKSVARDSDMVARVGGEEFAVLLPDTDAEGGRIVAERMRLTIQQTPIKLAGEQTVQITASFGVSSREGRNVWPDAIYALADKALYAAKAGGRNRVVVMHQDSSESSVQKHDETGGEDNAAF from the coding sequence ATGCGTTTTCTGATGGCCGGAATCGATACTCTAAGGGATTTTTTCGGCATTTCGAGAACGCGTCTGAAAAGGCTGCTTCAGGGATGTGTGCTGGGCATCGGTGCGCCGTTTGGCTGGCTCTGTCTTTCCGCTTTGCTTGAACTGGATGCGGCTGCCCCGTATTATTGGCTCTGGCTTTATGGATACATGGGGCTGGGTACCATCTGTGTTTTCGCCGTATTCGGCTACATTGTCGGCAGGCACGAGCAGCGCTTTGCCGAACTCAGCTATATCGACTCCCTCACCGGCCTTTGTAATCCCCGTTATTTTCAGCACCGCTTCAGACAGGAAATAGCTCGCAGTGTCCGTCAGCGCACGCCGATCTGCCTTGTGATTGCGGATATAGACCACTTCAAGCGTGTCAACGATACGTACGGACACCAGATGGGAGATGTTGTGCTCCGGGAGTTCGCCGGAATGCTGAAAAGTGTTGCGCGTGATTCCGATATGGTTGCGCGTGTCGGGGGAGAGGAATTCGCCGTTCTGCTGCCGGATACCGATGCGGAAGGCGGACGGATTGTGGCGGAGCGTATGCGTTTGACCATACAGCAAACTCCCATCAAATTGGCTGGAGAACAGACCGTCCAGATAACCGCATCATTCGGCGTGTCTTCCCGCGAGGGCAGGAACGTATGGCCGGATGCCATTTATGCTCTGGCGGATAAGGCGCTTTATGCAGCCAAAGCAGGCGGGAGAAACAGGGTGGTTGTCATGCATCAGGATTCGTCGGAATCATCCGTCCAAAAACATGATGAAACGGGGGGAGAGGATAATGCC
- a CDS encoding isoamylase early set domain-containing protein, giving the protein MSLNKQFLKSRPVCKVKFQLAKDEVNGCDEVFVVGDFNSWDEKACPMKKGKDGSFTVLVELEAGKDYRFRYHCGGQWYNDADADRFEFCPFAMADNSVISL; this is encoded by the coding sequence ATGTCTTTGAACAAGCAGTTTCTGAAAAGCCGTCCGGTGTGCAAGGTTAAGTTCCAGCTGGCGAAGGACGAGGTGAACGGGTGCGACGAAGTATTCGTTGTCGGCGATTTCAACAGTTGGGATGAAAAAGCCTGCCCTATGAAAAAGGGCAAGGATGGTTCATTTACAGTTCTGGTTGAATTGGAAGCAGGTAAGGATTACCGGTTCCGCTACCACTGCGGGGGCCAATGGTACAACGATGCCGATGCGGACAGGTTTGAATTCTGCCCGTTCGCCATGGCGGATAACTCGGTTATTTCGCTGTAG
- a CDS encoding helix-turn-helix domain-containing protein codes for MTKQTYTLGEAADLLSCHKETIRRAIKDGTLRAAKLGRGYRVSRADLEAFWSSMGGGALFEKAEQMIEPEPEPEPVPEKPKKPKGPEQLTLPT; via the coding sequence ATGACCAAACAGACGTACACATTGGGTGAGGCGGCCGATTTGTTGAGCTGCCACAAGGAGACCATCCGCAGAGCCATCAAGGATGGGACGCTGCGGGCTGCCAAGCTGGGAAGAGGGTATCGTGTTTCACGAGCCGATTTGGAAGCGTTTTGGAGTTCCATGGGCGGCGGCGCTCTGTTTGAAAAGGCGGAGCAAATGATCGAGCCGGAGCCGGAACCGGAACCGGTGCCGGAAAAGCCGAAGAAACCCAAGGGGCCGGAGCAGCTAACACTACCCACCTAA
- a CDS encoding response regulator, whose product MQSLRILIAEDDKLSATLIKVLLEAEGHVVCGVSSSGASAVEAARSMMPDAVLMDIFLSDEMSGVEAARVIVRELAIPILFITGTSDKALLEQVVESGGLGLIKKPVSADELRVNLSILQHHQAMSLSLREQAARYKSFFHDSPAGMYVADSQGSILECNSALARMLGFESSRQMHEAVTEADSLYEAADHRSMICSRMHSSSESRPYAVRLRRRDGAFLDALEFVQCTSGMHGGTGRYHSVLVQTRGLGDAAAAELQVLRSTIDAIPDMVVIMGRDRSVLAANKAFFRHVGSEDGAIDPHKFPFAGTGSHCSGDCPFTRFVADGKVHSGWIRFVPEGPEFYNTVTPLRSADGSLLGCVQVFRLVPPGR is encoded by the coding sequence ATGCAATCCCTGCGCATTCTCATTGCGGAAGATGATAAGCTGAGCGCAACACTGATCAAGGTGCTGCTGGAGGCTGAAGGGCACGTTGTTTGCGGTGTTTCGAGCAGCGGTGCCAGTGCTGTCGAGGCCGCGAGATCCATGATGCCCGATGCGGTGCTCATGGACATTTTTCTCAGCGATGAGATGTCGGGAGTAGAGGCTGCTCGTGTTATCGTGAGGGAGCTGGCCATACCGATACTGTTCATCACCGGCACATCCGACAAGGCCCTGCTGGAACAGGTGGTGGAAAGCGGAGGCCTGGGGCTAATCAAGAAGCCGGTCAGTGCAGACGAGTTGCGCGTAAACCTGAGCATTCTGCAGCACCACCAGGCCATGAGTCTCAGCCTGCGGGAGCAGGCTGCCCGCTACAAGAGTTTTTTTCACGATTCTCCTGCGGGTATGTATGTTGCTGACTCGCAGGGGAGCATACTGGAATGCAACTCGGCCTTGGCCCGTATGCTCGGCTTTGAATCTTCCCGCCAGATGCATGAGGCCGTTACCGAAGCCGACAGTCTGTATGAAGCGGCAGATCACAGAAGCATGATTTGTTCGCGGATGCACAGTTCTTCCGAATCCAGGCCGTATGCGGTCCGCCTGCGCAGGCGGGACGGAGCGTTTCTGGATGCTCTGGAATTTGTCCAATGTACAAGCGGTATGCATGGGGGAACAGGCCGTTATCATTCCGTACTTGTTCAGACCCGTGGACTGGGAGACGCCGCTGCTGCCGAGCTGCAGGTGCTGCGAAGCACAATAGACGCCATCCCCGATATGGTGGTCATCATGGGGCGCGACAGGTCGGTGCTGGCTGCCAACAAGGCTTTTTTCCGGCATGTGGGAAGTGAAGACGGTGCAATAGACCCGCACAAGTTTCCGTTTGCGGGTACCGGCTCCCATTGTTCAGGAGATTGCCCCTTTACCCGTTTTGTGGCGGACGGCAAGGTGCATAGCGGTTGGATTCGTTTTGTGCCTGAAGGTCCGGAATTTTATAATACGGTCACGCCGTTGCGCAGTGCGGACGGTTCCCTGCTGGGGTGCGTTCAGGTGTTCAGGCTGGTGCCTCCGGGCAGGTAG